The genomic stretch cagctttccctaggccagtgatgacaagtttatcggtcacatggcctaggcgcagctcagccccattgaagtgaatgggactgagtgcaataccaagcacagacactaTTCAATGTACGGCGCTGCGCTTGGTGAGCTGCAACTCACTGTAGCGGCTTCTCAAACCCCtaccaattagatactgatgacaagGAGAGAATGAAAAACCAACAGATGACTGCAGCATATCCAAAACGAGGGTCCTTTATTCACCAAATGTCCATAAACAATGTACCAAAAAGTATATAaattgcaacgtttcggctacatacTAGCCGTTGACCGTTGAGGATCTATGGTTGTGGACGAGCTGATGCATTCCTGAGGGAGTCTGCGAGGTACTGGTGCTGCTCTAAAGTGTTGTTGCTCTATCCAgaggaaatctcagaaaacccttttagatTGCAAACTAAATACAAATGCGCTTTTAGTACTTTTTTGTAGCTTTCTGTTTCAAATAACACTACCATCATACTTAACCCACGTTTTTTCTAgctatatgaaaaaaaaactagatGCACTCTTAAACTCAAAGGATCCTAAATGATATAAAAGACCCATTGTTCATAATATTATCAGATTTGTAATATATTTTCTTCAAACCTTGCACACCAATTCACATGACTTTTGCTGTACACTTGCTTCCCTCTGTGTTTCTGCCTCCTTCAGTATCATCTTACCTTTTCTTTCTTCCTTACTTCTGGAAGTGCAGGCTCTAGAGAGACAAAAAGAGTTTTTTGATCCTGTTCGGACTGAGCGTGATGCCCTCAGGGAAGAGGTGACCCACTTAAGGGAGGTGTTGAAGGTACAATGAATATAGTTTTAACCTGTTTTATTATGTATGTGCAGTGTTGTGAGTTTATATCATATAATTAATACCACATGTGCTGCACAAAGGACTACTAAGTCTCAGGCAGTCTGAGCATTTAAGCATCTCCTCTTCAGCTTCTAGTCTACGGCAGTGGCCTGCTAAAGTGCTTAAACAGATATATAGCGGTGCGGGCTTCCACCACAATTGACCTGTTGCAAGTGCGCTgtaagcatctgtgttggtcccatgttcacatgtgcccacattgctaaaaaataaaaatatgcaaatgagcttctaggagcaactgggacgttgctgttactcctagaagccgagctctttctgcaactgctgtgccctctgcactttgattgccaGGGCCAGGGAGTGAAAATGTCATTACATCTGGCCCTGCCAATTAAAGTGGACAGGGCATGgccgttgcagagagagctgagcctctaggagtaacagtaaCAACCTTGTTggccctagaggctcatttacatatatcaaAACATTGTTTTTCTTAGCAAGGCATGCACATATGAACACTAGACCAACACAGCTGTCTTCACCTGCCAAGCGCACgtgcagcaggtcagccagttccaTGCAGAAGCACACATTAGTACACAAGGAGGATGATGAGCAGATAGAATCTGGACTATACCTCTATGCATCATACAAATCCTATTGCTGTTACAAATATGTCTTCAGAAAGAAAATGCCAAGATTCTGGATCACAGTTGACCTTTAACAAGAAAAGTCTTGTGTCGCTGTACTTTACAGCCTCCCACTGTCTTTTCCCATGTATTCTTGGCAGCCAAAGATgaaaatgtcatcaaaatgtaaGCTGAAGTAATAAAAATAGGTACAAAAATTATTGTAGCTAAATCAAAGTGATATACAAAGTAAAAGGCTGTATAGCAGTTTCTGTACTGTACCTTTTTAGATTTGCTTATGCGCATTCATATCCAGTATCCAAAAGGCATTTTCGTTACCCATATCCAAAGGATGACTTGCCCTTTCTCCAGCAGCTGACACATACTTGTGTTCTATTTAGAAACATGGCATCGTGCTGGACTCGGACGGTACCCTGAATGGCGACTCTTCAATGGAACACCATGTAAATTCCGATGGTCCACCGGATCCTCCAGTTCGGGCAGTGTCAATGGGTAAGTGATTGTGTGAGCGATTCTTTTCCTGTTAAATCTTTCTGACAACAAGCTCTGTGCTGTGTAGCTTTCCACTAACCCTGCATGCTGTGCCTTGTGTAACTTCTGCAGCCTATTACCTTGTAAGGGTATTCTTCATCCAAAACAGCCTGCCTGTTCCACATTAAAGTAGACAGCTGTAAAAAGGCAAGCTAGCCTGTAAAACAAAAACCCGATGTAGACTGCAGCACTTGTTCACACCTGGATCGCGTGCTACATTTGGCTGGTAATTATTAGTTATTTGTGGATCGTAGTCGTTCATGTTCTGCACATGAAACTGTCATAGAGGCATGGGCTGTCTAAGAGCTTTAGTCTTTGGCATTTGGCCTGGCTACTTTGTTCCTTGTGAGGAACAATCCTAATGCCTTAAATGCTAAAGGAAATGTGTTTTAATCCCCCATCTACATTGTTACAGACTCTGGAGGCAACCTATCATCTCATTTGCATTTCACAGGTCTTGCTGATGTAGCATTAAAATCTACTGTAATTTTGACAGTATCACACCAAATTGATCCCTTCCACAGTAGAAAAAAGGATCTCATTGGCTTTTCAGGATGTAAAGAATCTGCTTTGCTTTGTTTCTTCTTTTCAACAACCATCCTGGCTTCCAGCGTTGGGATGTTACTTCCCTTGCACTATCCAACCTGTTGCTTTTCTACCTAATCTTGAGTAGAAAACATTGACTCCCTGTCTTTTTCTGACCTCTGCTGGGGGAAGTGGCTTTAGAAAATTACTGGATTCTTTATTTTGATTGTCCATGGTTTTTGTAGGAAAAACAGAAGGAACAATGGAAAAAAAGGAGACCTTGTCAGTGGTGGGTGAATGTCCACCTTCTGGGACTGAGCAAGATAGGCAGGAAACTGCACAAGATGCTCAGAAAGAAATTCCTATGCACGCTGAGGATGAAGATGTAACAAGAGATCACGCTAAGAAGGAAAATAACACAATTGTGGAAACTCAGTCTGTTGATGAGTGTAGCCATCTCAAATCTGAGACCAGTATAAATGAGCAGAAGGAAGAAATGTCTTGTGATATAAAAGAAAATAAGCAGGAGACGTCACAAACTGACATTTTGGAGAACCTTTCAGAAGTAGATGGGGAGACCACATTAGAGAAGAGTGATGTAAGTCCATCTGGAAGTGAGGTCTTCCAGGATGCCATAGACTTTGTTGATGAAACTTCCAGTTCATCGAATGAATTGAATGATGACATCACCGGTTGCGAGAGTGATGGTAAAAAAGAGGAACCTGAAAACAGCCAGCAGGAAAACATCAGTGAAGTAGATGATCAGTGCAGCTTGGATGGAGCTCCAAAGGAGGGAGATGAAGTTCCAAATGAAAATGCTGTCAATGTGCATAAGACTGAAGAGGATGAAGTTATAGAGGGTAAACAGGATAGTAGTAAAGAAAGCATAAGTGATGAAGAAAGTAGTACAGAATTGTCAGCTAGTAGTAAAGATGGAGATCTAGGTCATGAAGTACCTATTGAAGATCAGATCGAACCTCAGCAGTCTGAACATGAAGAATCTGGCTCACAGACTACTGAGGGTGAAAATAAACAGGATGAAAGATTATCTGCTGCGTACAGTGATGATATTGATCAAGGTAAGAATATTTCTTCATCTGAACATCCACCACAAGATGCATTATTAAAGAGTAACGACTTAGTTGCTCAGGTAGAAAGCAACAATGACAAAACATTAGACGTTTCTGAGTCTTGCACTGTTACTGAGAGTAATAGCATAACGAAGGATGAACCTATAAAAGaccatgtaatcccagacatgaGCAGTAGTCCAGCCGAGCAAGAACATGTTCCATTGGATGAAAGGCAAAGAGATGTTTCCTCAGAAAGTGAAGATCTTAAAGAAGTGGACCAAAAGGAAGAAGATACATTGTCAGATGACATAGTTTGCGATAACACCCAGAATGCAGATGATTCGGTGGCAAATGAAGCCGAAAGCCCCCCAAAAATTGCCCCACCTGAGGTTTTCGGTAGTGAAGGAGAATCCACACAAGAGGGTGAAGAAACTGATGATGACAATGATGATGATAATGGTACCATGCAAAGTGAAAAATACACTGGAGAGAGTGAAATACCCTGCACATCATTGGGATCATCAGTGGACAGACAATCTTTGGAAGATATTCGGATGGATGATGCCTCAGAGAAGAGTCCTAAGAAAGGGAAAGGCAAAAATAAAGATGACTGTGTTGTTTCCTGATGAAGCGGTGTGTGCGATTGCTCATGTTCTGTAGGTGTCTCTGTGGCACTGCTGAATGTTACTGAAAAATTATGCTTTTGCACTAGTACTACTATCAATTGCTTTGAAAGGAGCTGCATATCATGTTACTAAAATACAGGCTGTTGGCTACTTCAGTTATCGGGGGGTCCATATTTGCAGGAGCGCTACGGGAGATCGCTGTTCTAGAGCAAGGCGGCTTACCTTTTACAGGAGCTCCACCATTGGTCCATGGCAAAATTGAAAATGAATCCGTATTTATCTAACATTTGTGTCTGCACCGAGTATAACATCAGTGAGGCCGGCCTCACGGTTTAATAACCAGTGCTGCAGACGGACCAGTTACCCAAGACAAATATTTATTACAAGTTGCCACAGGCAATATGTTCTGTGTACACCAGTATAACCAATTCCTTTTGTCAGTGCCTGTACTCAGGTTGCACTTGCACTTCCTCTCCTACCTGTGTTCTGTACCGGAAAATGTAATTTGCCCCTCTAGACATCAGATGTGACGCTCTGGGTAAAAATATCCTAACCTTTATATTTATATAGTCCATTTTACTTAAGGAAGCACTACCACAAAATGTTTATCCTTTGCTTACCAGTGGATTTATTTGTGAATTACATGCCCCACTGAAGTCCTCTGAGGCACGTGAGCGGTATTTGGACGCATTgaatcttagggtccattcacacgtccgttgtttctttccgatctgttccgttttttgcggaacagatctggaccagttctggacccattcattttcaatgggtcctgaaaaaaaatcagacattgtgctgtccgatttttttttcaggacccattgaaaatgaatgggtccagatctggttcagatctgttccgcaaaaaacggaacagatcaggaaagaaacaacggacgtgtgaatggaccctatggaCCCTTACAGCTTCTTGGACTGGAAGTCAGTTTTTTGGATGCATTCTCACGAGGCCCAGATGGATTGTCTCATAGAATGGAGAGAGAGGATTTCTGATCCACATATGTGACTCTGTAGGATTCGGTGAGTGAAAGTGCTGGTCACGTAGTGCAGCAGAAGACTGGAACAGAGCTCATGATTATACCACTGTTCTTCATGTACTGTGCTAACGCACTAAAGGATACACATTTTTGTGGGTGTGCTTTGCTAAGTGCATATGGTTACAGCACTGTACTTTACTTTTAAATAGATATCTTTCTTTACCTTGCTTAGTGTCCCCCTACTTTTACACCAAAACTGTAGTAAAATGTTTTTAAGAGTTTTAAAAAGGCCACATATAGTTTTATAGcagaaaatgttatttatttCTCTGGTCACTGGAGTTGCGTGATTTGAGCTGACATTCCATGTAAATGTAGTATAAATGCTCAAAAAAGTAATCGTGAGAACATCGCTCCGTCTTCTATATGTTGGTAGATGAAAAACTAGGTGTAGTGTTTCTTTGTAGGAATCATTTGAAGTACAAAAACAGTACAGAATTCCGTTATAAAGCATTATATACAGATCCAGCTCCACCTGTTTTGAAGAAATTATGTGGTCTCTCCTTTTAGATGGTTGCGGAAGACATGTAGACAGTTTACTATTATTCTCAGCAGATTAGTCGcactaaagaggacctgtcgccacaAAATGCATTGTAATCTGCATgtaatagagcaggaagagctgagcagattgtatagttttatgggaaaatcttcagtaaaacttgtaatttatacatttaggctactttcacacttgctgcagagTGATACGGCAAGCAGGTCCGTCGCCGGAACTCCctgccggcaatctgtatgcaagcagacagcatttgtagactgatccgtctCTCCTTtggtcatacggacaaacggatcagtttctaatttttttccacattttgtaaaggtctgcgcatgctccggcattgcagtattttttatGGCGGATCCggtactaatacatttcaatgaaaatgaatgccagattcggcattccggcaactgatccggaattttggacggagataatactgcagcatgctgcggtatttcctccgtccaaaatggtgttcagtgactgaactgaagacatcctgatgcatcctgaacggatttctctccattcagaatgcatggggataaaacttatcagttcttttccggtattgagcccctgtgacggaactcggtgccggaaaataaaaacgctagtgtgaaagtacccttaaacctCTGCTTTTTCTGACTTTAGTTGTAAACGGGAGATCTTAGTGATTTAATAGCATTTGTTGTGTAAGGGTCCTTTCACATGGACCGATTATCGGGGAAGAGCGTTTGTATAAATGCTCGTTCCCGATAATTGATGTCCGCAATCGCCCGATGGTCCATCGGGTGATCGTGTCATTCCACCGGCACGGAAAATCATTGTTCCTGCGCAGCAGATTGGGGTGTATAAACAATGATCTGCTGCACTGGAACAATGATTTTCTAGGGGACAAGCGATCACTGCCCATACAgtagaggtgattgctgcatataaatgcagTAGTCACCCCCTCCCCTAGATGATCTGACAGTGATTGGGTGCATGTACTTCATTCCCAATCATCTGTCAAATAATTGGTCAGTATAAAAGGAtcctaagggctgtattacattaAAAGATTTTGCAGACGATTATCGTCAAGGAAGCGTTTCTTCCCAGCTTTTTAGTGGAGGAgagcactgctattacatgcagctatctcctccagagtatggggaggagcaatcgctaatgcAATAGTTCATCCCCATACTGACTTGTTGTTCGGCGgaagcagatcgtgattagacagcacaatctgctgcgggcaaacaatgatttttgagTCTGCTTAAAAATCTGCATTGCCCGATGAACGGCAGCAGTATTGCATTGCCCAATCATCACATCGGCCAGAGTAATACAGACtaaagtgtgtatacagataactatcagtcactgatggcacctcccccatgtacaattGAAGTCAGAAATAGCAAaagtttaaatgtataaattacaagttttttactgaatcttttcccaaaatgctcagctcctcctgctctataacatgcctcCTGCAGATTTCATTGTATTTCATGGTGACCGGTCCCTTTAAGCTAGGAGTCGTATTATCAGCCACTTACCTGCTACAAACTGCCACTTTTCCAAGATCACTATAACTATTTTAACCTCAATTTCAGCTAATTGTTATTATAAAACAAAACATAATCCTAAAATTGAGTAGCAATCACAGTAGAAGTAGACCTTTAGATCTCTGCCTTTTATATTACCATACTTTAGATCTGAAGTGGAATGACGGGAGTCTGCTACTTTGTACTGCCTGAAATCTatagagataagtggaaatagtcTGAACTGGACTATGCTATGGGCATAAAATTAAGGGCGTTTTACATTCTAGATACTAAAATGTTCCAAGAAGAAAACACTACCTACCTGTTATGGTTTCAGTGCTGCACTGCCatcatgtggcagatcatggaCACTGTATCGCCTGAGTAATCTGAAGTCCTACTTCTGTTTTTGTCAAATATATGTGACAAGTCTACTCTGCATCTATGCACACTTACAGCTTTAGAACTACAAATTAGGCCTTGttgtacatatactgtactgtgtggtTGCTCCTTGATGTGAGGGTCTGCGATATACTGTACTTGGGGTGTATGAAATTTCTAGTTACAATACATTCACATTTTGTGAATCTGCATAGTACGATATACCAGCTCTGCTTTCCTATATGCAAAGGTATGAGTTCTAAAGTACTGTCTAAATTACAGTCTAAATTTCCtgatgaaaatggaaaaaaatgtaaatgtaataAAGAAGGATGGAGATTGTCTGAACATTCTAAACTGTATATTCTGGAAATAAATTTTATTGGGCAGAAACAGAAAATGCTTCCTGATTTCTTTACAATACATTTTTTCTTCCTAATCAAGAATGATTTAATTGGATTCTTTAATATGAAATATTACTAGAATAAAATATCAGGCACTTCTAATAAACCCGAGCCTTGCGTGCATTTAAAGAGAGAGATAATGACTATAAAGAAATGATATGCAATTTACTAATTTACCTTGTCCAGAGATATGAGCTCATTGAATGGAAGCCTTTGTTATTCACTCCCGACAGATGAGACTTTGTCCAGTCATGTGGCAATCACACAAGTGCATGGCTTTTTACTGTACAGTtgtctctaagggtccattcacacgtccgtagtgtattgcgtatccgcaataaacctggccggcacccccacagaactgcctattcttgtccgcaattgcggacaagaataggacattgttctatttttttccagaagatCGGGTCCATGCTCcgcagatgcggagagcacatagtgtgctctccgcatccattcctgccccattgagaatgaatgtgtctgcacccgttccggatattgcggaacggatgtggacccattccacggacgtgtgaatggacccttatagtgaaTCGTGATCCTCTATGATCAGAGGATTTCATCCGCTGGAAGGAAGCATTGACTGTTACCATACAAGGACTACAatcagaaatataatgcagattaGTAAATTGCATAACATTTGAATGGGTTTCGGGCTGATGAATTATTTTAAAACCTGGCTCATATGGTGTAAAATACCTGATATATCTTAGCaagctccctgctgctcccaTCACAACGCTTCCTGGGTCCCTGCTGGtgtctacttcctggtccctttCGACAGGAAGGAAATGACGGCTCAGCTAatccctggctgcagcagtcatctgCCTCAGTGGTCATTTTCCAATCATTTTTGATTTTGTCAAGAGGAACCAGAAAGTAGAGACCAGTGGGGGACAGGTAAGTGAGGATTTTATGCTGATCTGAGCCTGTTTTCTTCAGCTGGACAACCTTTAAAAAGTAAGAATAATATACTGTGTCGTGTTTAAACAGGATATTAAGGTTTTAATACTATTTGAAATCTTGTCTTTTACTGAAATGAAATCACTGGGAATTCCAAACTTGGCTATTCGGAGCTAAAGAAAAGGAAGAATTGAAGTCTAATCAGATCGTCCACTGTTCCAACACCCCTTGATTCTTGGAATTGGTCAGTTAAGGGTACAGCTACACAGCGACGCCGGATGCCTGGATCACAGGGGCATCGCAGTGTAGAGatgatcccatagaaataaatgaggtTGTGTGCAGTGACTGCAAACCCTCAATCGCAAAAAATCCAACTGCTGGAATTTTTGCAAGTCAGGGGTCGGGGCACACGTACGACTTGAACTGCGAcaatattcatttctatggggtcaccTTAACACTGCGATGCCCCTGCGATCCTGGCTGCGACCGTTGTCACGTTGTAGCCGTACCCTTAAAGCCAGGTTTGGACAAAACTGAACCTCAATCATCGGCTCGAAATCTCAGATTGTGAACCAGGCCTAAAGGCTCTAGCATACAGGCCCCAACTCCATGCATTTTCTATATTATGTAAATGCAGACGGACAGACATTACAGCAGATACAATAGTGAAGGAGACCTTTCATGAAATATGTATGTGTGATAGTTTCTGTGTGAACAAGGATTTGCATGGATTTAGTTAGATCTTGGCTTATTACATCAGATTGCCTTAACACGCTTTTTATATGTGGTTTAATTGCATGTGTAAGCAATAGATGGTATACCTGCACATACATAGAGTACACTAATAGCACAGCATGTGAAAGTCTGAAACTGAGTGAATGCTATACTTCCTCTTATGTGTCTATAGACAAGTCCACCGAGATTCTGAAATTATCATTTAGCATCCGCTGTTTCCTCCTCTTTATAATATAAACCTGTCCCAGTGATAACCTGATTGCCACGAGTTTCTTCTTCTAAAAACTCAGCTCAtattagggtatattcacacaacAGTATGTATTCTGAGGTCTGCAGAACACTGATCCTAAGAACACAGATACCGTCCATATGACGTCTGCATTTTTcagggacccattgactttaatgagtctATAGCCTTCAGCATTTTGTGGGCATATACTATCTTTttgcagacatatggatgcagaaactACAAGAatttgtgtgctttctgcattcgtatgtccattctgcaaatgatggaacatctcctattcttggccacaaatgtggaccacagaccaactgaagtcagtgggtctgcaaaaaatgcggaggtCACACAgacggtatctgtattttgtggatcagtGTTTtgaggacagcaaaatacatacggtcgtgtgaatgtacaggCCACACGTTTCTCCTGCAGGAGCTGTTACATGGTAATGTAGTGGGACATGGTGAATATAGTTGGATATTAAGCAGATTATCCTCATCTGTGATATTCCTGTGTCGTAGCCGCACATGGAAAGGGTCCACGTTTTTGTTGATGCTTCAACGCTCATTAATATTTGTTCAGTATAGACAGTACTAGCTATACAACACAACAGGGAGACAACTTTCCATGTACAGACTGTTGAAATAAGAGACTCCTATGAGTGGGATATCTGGAATGTCACCCCAAAGTGTAAATTACTGGTAGACCCTACACACGACCAAGAAGTTGGGGATTGTGTTGGGAATCTGCATGAAGGTTCATTGGCATGTTatctacattaaaggggttttcagtccTTTCAGTCGGTTGATCAGTTTGGGCATCAGGAGTTGGATCCCGACCAATCTGATGTGGATGATCTGTCCTAAGGCAatcctggaaagcccctttaatcaTTTAGCTCTGTGTGTGTTCACTTTTTCATATTCTTTCACTCTTCTTTCGTTCACTTTGACTTTTTCCCTTCTGTCTTTGACTTGTTTTATAAACTTTCTTCTCAAAGAGATCAGGCTGAAGAAGCTAATGGATGAGAGAGAGAGCTTTCTGGAGCAGGTAATGGAAGACTAGATCTGAAAAGTTTTCAGCTTGATCTGTTCACTAAAGTTTATAGATTGGAAGATTATCAGTGTTTCAGCTCTACCTTTCCTCAGCTTGGGTTAATTTGGGTTCCTTTGAATTGGAAAGTTTTtctcactatttttatttttctattttaaatttttatccatttgccttaaagggaacctgtcacctggattttgtgtatagagctgaggacatgggttgctagatggccgctagcacatccgcaatacccaatccccatagctctgtgtgcttttattgtgtaaaaaaaccgatttgatacatatgcaaattaacctgagatgagtcctgtccctgagatgagtcacatacaggactcatctcaggttaatttgcatatgtatcaaatcggttttttacacaataaaagcacacagagctatggggactgggtattgcggatgtgctagcggccatctagcaacccatgtcctcagctctatacacaaaatcccggtgacaggttccctttaaggttaaaATTCATATTAAATTTAAACCGATGCCCACTCGGCAATCAATCAATACTTTTAAGTGATTTGAttagttgctgtgggcaactgctCCACTTTTTGACGAGTAGTTCTCATTTACCCTACATGATTATAGAAGATTAAATTAGTTTCGGCCCAGGCCAGCTTCTCACTCGCACTACTAGTAGCATGAAGGTGGTTTCGGGTTCTTTTGGAGGTGGCATTTCTACTGTGAAGGAGAACCTGAGACTGGCATCCTTGAATTATTATTAGTTCTACATTGTGCATACTGAATGCAGAAGAAGCTAGCTGTGATGACTGCCCATTGTGTGAGGACTTTCGAGTGTTTTGCCATAGGTGGTGGTTATTTTGTGATCTGTTGGACATTGTGCACATTACCAGCATATATGCCAATTCTGAATATTATCTTGACTCAGATTAAGAAGCTCAAAGGCCAGCTGGAAGAGAAAAGCCTCAGGAACAGAAGCCCGGAAAATGCAGACATTGAAAATATGGAGAATGGCAATGATGTGCAAAGTGAGCAGGCTTTAACCTATGTAATCTACATGAATGTAACTCCAGGAAACCACAG from Bufo gargarizans isolate SCDJY-AF-19 chromosome 8, ASM1485885v1, whole genome shotgun sequence encodes the following:
- the LRRFIP1 gene encoding leucine-rich repeat flightless-interacting protein 1 isoform X12: MGTQGPGRKRHPNKEKLSAEDHALNQIAREAEARLAAKRAARAEAREIRMKELERQQKEIYQVQKKYYGLDTKWGDIEQWMEDSERYSHRPRRNLQVSEDDAMSVSSRSSLRTNGYEDELLGATQYRKSSRSSSGSGDATQSSRGPPRDEAMSAYYSDPSLASAPHTAKSQQQTVHNGSRPSLLNCNSLPSRSQRGSLYDEGVPSSSRRSSSSRPPSEYSCYVGSGSRASSRASSARASPVSSEPTGPLLFRRGSSSGSVHSQVHLEDVSVPSVSRVEERSDKDFAEKSGRPVSSLSAATLASLGGTSSRRGSGDTSISVDTEASIREIKEISELKEQIEDVEGKYMQGLKEMKDSLAEVEEKYKRSMVTNAQLDNEKTSFQYQVDTLREVLLELEEELAESRRQYEDKQKECERQKHEQGVLRFQLAEMKEALEQREALMMKHGIVLDSDGTLNGDSSMEHHVNSDGPPDPPVRAVSMGKTEGTMEKKETLSVVGECPPSGTEQDRQETAQDAQKEIPMHAEDEDVTRDHAKKENNTIVETQSVDECSHLKSETSINEQKEEMSCDIKENKQETSQTDILENLSEVDGETTLEKSDVSPSGSEVFQDAIDFVDETSSSSNELNDDITGCESDGKKEEPENSQQENISEVDDQCSLDGAPKEGDEVPNENAVNVHKTEEDEVIEGKQDSSKESISDEESSTELSASSKDGDLGHEVPIEDQIEPQQSEHEESGSQTTEGENKQDERLSAAYSDDIDQGKNISSSEHPPQDALLKSNDLVAQVESNNDKTLDVSESCTVTESNSITKDEPIKDHVIPDMSSSPAEQEHVPLDERQRDVSSESEDLKEVDQKEEDTLSDDIVCDNTQNADDSVANEAESPPKIAPPEVFGSEGESTQEGEETDDDNDDDNGTMQSEKYTGESEIPCTSLGSSVDRQSLEDIRMDDASEKSPKKGKGKNKDDCVVS
- the LRRFIP1 gene encoding leucine-rich repeat flightless-interacting protein 1 isoform X22 translates to MGTQGPGRKRHPNKEKLSAEDHALNQIAREAEARLAAKRAARAEAREIRMKELERQQKEVEERSDKDFAEKSGRPVSSLSAATLASLGGTSSRRGSGDTSISVDTEASIREIKDSLAEVEEKYKRSMVTNAQLDNEKTSFQYQVDTLREVLLELEEELAESRRQYEDKQKECERQKHEQGVLRFQLAEMKEALEQREALMMKHGIVLDSDGTLNGDSSMEHHVNSDGPPDPPVRAVSMGKTEGTMEKKETLSVVGECPPSGTEQDRQETAQDAQKEIPMHAEDEDVTRDHAKKENNTIVETQSVDECSHLKSETSINEQKEEMSCDIKENKQETSQTDILENLSEVDGETTLEKSDVSPSGSEVFQDAIDFVDETSSSSNELNDDITGCESDGKKEEPENSQQENISEVDDQCSLDGAPKEGDEVPNENAVNVHKTEEDEVIEGKQDSSKESISDEESSTELSASSKDGDLGHEVPIEDQIEPQQSEHEESGSQTTEGENKQDERLSAAYSDDIDQGKNISSSEHPPQDALLKSNDLVAQVESNNDKTLDVSESCTVTESNSITKDEPIKDHVIPDMSSSPAEQEHVPLDERQRDVSSESEDLKEVDQKEEDTLSDDIVCDNTQNADDSVANEAESPPKIAPPEVFGSEGESTQEGEETDDDNDDDNGTMQSEKYTGESEIPCTSLGSSVDRQSLEDIRMDDASEKSPKKGKGKNKDDCVVS
- the LRRFIP1 gene encoding leucine-rich repeat flightless-interacting protein 1 isoform X21, producing MGTQGPGRKRHPNKEKLSAEDHALNQIAREAEARLAAKRAARAEAREIRMKELERQQKEVEERSDKDFAEKSGRPVSSLSAATLASLGGTSSRRGSGDTSISVDTEASIREIKEISELKEQIEDVEGKYMQGLKEMKDSLAEVEEKYKRSMVTNAQLDNEKTSFQYQVDTLREVLLELEEELAESRRQYEDKQKECERQKHEQGVLRFQLAEMKEALEQREALMMKHGIVLDSDGTLNGDSSMEHHVNSDGPPDPPVRAVSMGKTEGTMEKKETLSVVGECPPSGTEQDRQETAQDAQKEIPMHAEDEDVTRDHAKKENNTIVETQSVDECSHLKSETSINEQKEEMSCDIKENKQETSQTDILENLSEVDGETTLEKSDVSPSGSEVFQDAIDFVDETSSSSNELNDDITGCESDGKKEEPENSQQENISEVDDQCSLDGAPKEGDEVPNENAVNVHKTEEDEVIEGKQDSSKESISDEESSTELSASSKDGDLGHEVPIEDQIEPQQSEHEESGSQTTEGENKQDERLSAAYSDDIDQGKNISSSEHPPQDALLKSNDLVAQVESNNDKTLDVSESCTVTESNSITKDEPIKDHVIPDMSSSPAEQEHVPLDERQRDVSSESEDLKEVDQKEEDTLSDDIVCDNTQNADDSVANEAESPPKIAPPEVFGSEGESTQEGEETDDDNDDDNGTMQSEKYTGESEIPCTSLGSSVDRQSLEDIRMDDASEKSPKKGKGKNKDDCVVS